ACCCCATAGTTGCGGTCAAATTGATTGATAGGTGATACTCTTCTATTATCCAAAAAATTGCCTGTTTTAAGAAAATCCCAGCCATTGTAATGAAAGAATGGGGTAACATAAAACTGATATCCAAAAGGAAATTGCATTTTTAAATCATAATGAAACGACTTATAAAATTGTCCTATGTTTACTGATGTGCTGTGATTAAACAACATGTAATTTAAATGATCATATCCCGCACCCATAAAGAAATTACTCAATCCGGATGAAGCAACATTTCCTCCAATCTGTAACCTTATATTTTGCTCGCCTTCTGAGGTCAATCTAAAAGCAAACGATTCTTTTTCATTTGAATATGTTATTTTAGGAAAAACCGTACTGAAATATGGATCCGCAATCAATTTATAGTAGTTATTTCTGACCTCCGAAATGTCTAATTCTAATTTATTTTCAGGGTTAAGAATTTTATTAATAAATCGGACTTCATCTGGTCTTAAGTTATTGTATTCAAAAACTGAAAATTTTAAGGGTTTAATATTCTTTTTGAAATCTTGTCTTAAGCTTTCAAAATCTTCCCGGCTTTTTCTTCGCTCCACCTTTTCAAGGATTTGAGGCATCTTTCTCATGGCTTCCGCATAACCACTGTCAATAATGGCACCGACTTTATTAAAATCAAAGCCAGTAATATCTACAGTATTGGGCTCTATAAATACACTGGAATTACCAAGGTCTTTAGGATTCACCTTATCCATGATCATGAAAAGCAAAGAATTCGATATCAATTTCTTGTCATCTTCAGGATAGTCTTCAAATATCTTAGTGGCAACATTAACACCAATCATAATATCAGGATCAAATTTCTCCTCTAATTTACTCGCTGGGAAATTATCATATATACCACCATCAAAAATAAATTCACCATCAATCTTTACCGGCTTATAAACATAAGGAACTGACATTGTAGCTCGTAAAGAATGACCCAAAACCCCCTTGTCCATATAAACAGATTTTTGGGTAAATATTTCGGCTCCAACAGCTGTAAACGGAATTAATAGATTAGCGTAATTTTCACCAGCTATTTGATTGGCTTGTGCAGTATATTCGACCAATGCAAAATTGAGGATTAAATCATTCGCTAATTTTGGACGTAAATTTGTGTCAAATGTAGAATCAACTCCTAAATTGATTTCTAACCATTGGGGACTAGGACTACTTTTGAAATAGTAAGTATTAAAATCATCTGGAAATCTTCCATCAATCCAATTTTGAAAGTTTTCAGACCGTGCAATAGAATCAATTTCCTCCGGACTGTAACCAGCAGCGTAAAAACCACCTACTACTCCGCCCATGGAGGTTCCCATTACATAGTCAATTGGAATTTCATTTTCTTCTAGTGCTTTTAAAACTCCAACATGAGCTAAACCCTTAGCTCCACCACCACTTAACACCAAACCTACTTTTTGCGAGTAAATATTTAGATGAAAAGCTATTAACACCAATAAAAGCAAAGGCTTTTTATAAAGGTACATTTTAGTGGGGTTTTTCTGTCAATTAACCTAAAGTCAAAAGATAAAGAACCAAAATTAATTTTATTGCATACCAGCCATTAAAACTTCATCTTCACTTTCAGGATAAGGAATCTGATCTAATTTAGATCTAATGTAGCTCTTATATCGATTAAAAGTAGATAGGTAATCTTCTTTAATAGGTTCGGATGGAGGTAAATCAACTTTCATGGCATCTACTTGCCTTCCATTTTTCCAAAAACGATAGCATAAATGTGGTCCGCTAGCCAAACCAGTACTACCTACATAACCAATGAGTTGGCCTTGTTTTACTTTTGACCCTGGACTAATTCCTTTTGCTATCCTGTTCATATGTAAATACTGGGTAGAATATGTAGCATTATGACGAATTTTTACATTCCTGCCATTATACTTCTCGTATAAGGCTTTAGTGATCACTCCATCCCCAGCTGCATATATTGGAGTTCCTGTTGGAGCTGCATAATCAGTTCCCAAATGGGCTTTATATCTTTTTTGGACAGGATGAAATCTTTTGGCAGTATATCTTGAGCTAATTCTGGTAAATTTCACCGGATATCTCAAAAATGCTTTTCTTAAGCTTTTACCCTCTTCATCAAAATAATCAACGCCATCTCCTTGATCAAAAGCAACTGACAAAAATGGATTATTGTAATGTATTAATTCAGCCCCTAATATTTCTTCAACACCAACTGACTTCCCATCTATATTTCTTTCCGTAAATAATACTTTGAATTGATCACCGGGATATATTTTAGTAAAATCAATTTGCCATCCGTACATATCGGCAACTAAATCGACCAATTCGGGCGTCCCTCCATTTTTCAGTATTTCTTCATAAAGTGAGGATTGAATAGTACCACTTATCGCTTTTTCTTTAATTTCCACAGGTCTCTTTTCCACATAAACATTAATGGAATCTTTCAAATTAAATACTACATATTCTTCAGGATTGGGCTCATAGACTAAAGCGGTGGCTGATGGTAAAGAATCAACGTCTTGATATATAACAGTGTATTTTTTATTAGGAGCTATTTTCCGTACATCAAAAACATTTTTGGCTACATTCGCCAATTGAAATATAGTTTGATGTGACACATTGTAGGCCAAAAGTATATCTGAAATACTTTGATTTCGCTTTACTGCATGCTCTTGAACTTGAAATGAATCTACCACCATGCCGTAAAGTATTGTTGGATCTGGCTGCAACAATTCTGCAGGAATTGAATCAGACTCTAGCTTCGCTTTTCCCTCAAGTTCCGAACTGGCGTAATACTCAAAAACAAAAAAATAGGTTAGTAAAACTAAAACCAATAAAATGAGTGCGCTAAAAATTTTTCTATTCATTTCTATTCAAACGATAATTTCTGTATTGCAATATTATTATATTTTTCTAAAAACCAATGAATTAGCTACTTTATTTTAAAGTAATTGTTTAATTTAGCATTGAATAAAATCCTTTCTTCTTGCTTAAACGATATTAATAAACATTGAGTATAAGCCGAAACTAATACAAAAAAGCCGATTTGCAATCAGTATGAGCCGAAAAATCTCCTAATAAACCACTCACTAAACAGAAGTAACAGTATCAATATATAAGGAAGGAAATTTTGTTTAATCGGAATAATTTCACTTTTCCCACTCAGTACTTTTGGATAATCTTTAGAAGCTAAATAAGCTCTCAGATCTTCAATTTGTCCTGACTTATAAAACTCTCCGTCATTTTTTTGGGCTAATCTTCTTAATAAATTGAAATCAGCCTGCAAATTTTGTTTCTCAATATCAAATTCATCTACAACAAACTGACCACTAGTTTCAAAGTTCTTACCTTGAATAATTGATTTAGCGACATATGCATAAACCCCTCCTTGCAAATTTCCAATTTCAAAATCAGGCTTCAATCTATCCGGAGTAAATTGAAAATCTAAAATGCTATCATTTTCATTTCTAATAATCAGGCTTACCGGCACACCGTATATTCTGTCATACACCTCATTATACATTTCAATTTGAAATTTCACGTTTTCATTATCTGCAAAGGATTCTTTTACAGGAAACGCTTTAAACCTATCCTTTTGATTATCAGCTGTTAAATAGCGAATGGTTTTCATAACCCAATCATCAAAAAGATCAAAGGCCTGTGTATTCAAAAACTCTACCATTCTCCAAATTCTGAAATTTTGAATCATCAAAGTAGCTTGTCTTACTTCATCATCATTATAAAATACAAAAACCGGTTGTTGAGTTTTTACATTACCCACTTGCTTCATCATTAAAGCTTTTGACAAGGGATGAAATTGATGATCCGCGAAAGGCATAAAAACTGGTGGCAGTTTCCCCTGAATTTCCGTTTTTTCTGAATTCAATTCAAAGAGATCGAATTTAGAACTGAAATAAGCGAACGCCTCATCTTTTTCATTCGAAGTTCTTAAATCAACCGATCTGTTGATTTCATTATGTAATCTATAATTCAAATTTGAGCCATTGATGAACCAAAGTGGAGTTCCTGCATTTTGAAGCTTATTAATTTCAGGAATAAATACATTGGAGTTATTAGGTAAATGAAACAATATCGCTAAGTCGAAATCTTCAATACTTTCAATTGGCTTATTATCTATTCCATGAATTGACATTTTGAAATCGTAATTATCATTTTGACCAATGGAAGCAGATAAAGCCTTTATGTCTGGGTGTGGATAAGGAGCCAAAAGTAAAACCCTCTTTTTACCTTCTACGACATTTATATAGACATTTTTTGAATTGTTATTTGGATTGAATTCATTCTCTAGGGATTCAATTTCCAGACTATAGTCTTGAAATCCCGTACTCTTCGCCTCTACTAAAAACTGAACAGTTTTCAACTCTTCGTCTCCCTCAAATCGGATAGATTTTTGAGCGATTTGATTACTTCCCCTTCTCAATATCAAAATCACACTTTCTCCTGAAAATCCGTTTTGGACAAGATCTACCTCAATCGGGAATTGATTACCTTCATAAGCCACCTTATTATATCGAACTTGTTGTATGGCTATATCTTGCTTTTGAGTTGTATCACCCAAACCAACGGTGGACAATTGAAATGGGAAGGCATAATAGTCCGGTGAGATCCCCTTATTATATATTCCATCTGAAAAAAGCACCACCTCAGAAATCAATCTATTGTCTATTTTATCTGACACATTTTTGATCGCGTCATTTAATGGGCTTTCTTTTCTATAATTCCTAATACTATCGACATTAGTAAGATCATTGCCTGAAAGGCCTATTATAGGGATGGAAACACCTTTTTGTTCTTCCAAATCTTGCTTCAAAACCTTTATGGCCTGAAAATAAGCTATTGAATTCTCGGGGCTTATCCCCAAAGATTCAGAGTCATCCCATAAAAAAACAATATTTGAGTTTTCGCTATTAGTTTTTTGCACATTTATAAATGGCTCTAACAATAAATACGCAATTATAGTAACCGCCACAGCACGAAGAACGAACAAGACCTTATTCCATACCGCTTGCCAAGGGGTTTTCTTTTTACTGTACAGCAAATAAGCATATCCCAAGCCAATTACTCCAAACAAAATTAGCCAATACGGAGAATAAGTAGTGTTTAACATATCAGAAAGCCAATTTTATCATTATTAGTCATTAATAAAAGGGATTTTTAAAAGCATTTCTAATTATTAGCTCTTTGTGATTAATGATTTTCCAGACAAATAGGGAATTACATTATAAATACTTTCTTGAACACAAAATTCTATATCTTTTACCACATTTAACTTAGCCAGTCTTTTTGCATGAGAAGAATCCTTCATATAAGTCATTATGTCCTTTTTAGCTGTAATATACATAGCTTCTGCAGCTAAAGGCGCGTCACATGCATATTCAAAATCATTTTTCAATAAATGGCATAACGCGCCAGCAAACAAAGAATCCTCTAAATTAAACTTCCCTTTCCAACCCGCACATAATACTATAATATCTTCATCTTTGTTTTTAAGATAGGCTGTTATTGCACCCAAATTTAAAAAGGCTCCAATCAATATCTCTTTTGCTTCTAGGCTTTTATTGATGGCCATGGTCCCGTTGGTGGTCGTAACTGCGATCTTCTCACCCCTTACTCTTTCCTCTAAATATTCAAATGGAGAATTCCCCATGTCAAAACCTTCGGCCCTGCTACCATTTCTTTCTGCCGCAGCCAAATAACCTTCATTTTGTAAGATTTTGCATTCTTCCAAAGTGGAAACCGGCACAATTTCTTTCACTCCATTTGCAAAGCCACTTACCATGCAAGAAGTTGCTCTCAAAACATCTACCACCACCACAATTTTATTATTCAAATCATATTGATGCAATAATTCTGGTGATAAACAAACGTCTATATTCTTCATA
This is a stretch of genomic DNA from Marivirga harenae. It encodes these proteins:
- a CDS encoding patatin-like phospholipase family protein, with translation MYLYKKPLLLLVLIAFHLNIYSQKVGLVLSGGGAKGLAHVGVLKALEENEIPIDYVMGTSMGGVVGGFYAAGYSPEEIDSIARSENFQNWIDGRFPDDFNTYYFKSSPSPQWLEINLGVDSTFDTNLRPKLANDLILNFALVEYTAQANQIAGENYANLLIPFTAVGAEIFTQKSVYMDKGVLGHSLRATMSVPYVYKPVKIDGEFIFDGGIYDNFPASKLEEKFDPDIMIGVNVATKIFEDYPEDDKKLISNSLLFMIMDKVNPKDLGNSSVFIEPNTVDITGFDFNKVGAIIDSGYAEAMRKMPQILEKVERRKSREDFESLRQDFKKNIKPLKFSVFEYNNLRPDEVRFINKILNPENKLELDISEVRNNYYKLIADPYFSTVFPKITYSNEKESFAFRLTSEGEQNIRLQIGGNVASSGLSNFFMGAGYDHLNYMLFNHSTSVNIGQFYKSFHYDLKMQFPFGYQFYVTPFFHYNGWDFLKTGNFLDNRRVSPINQFDRNYGVRVGAPIFDRMKIELKSSLLRKVNEYTNRDSYVSSDTLDFNRFYGYDHQIALDYVDLNKKVFPTEGVKFGLSVSHFYGDESFEPGSTSEMGLNQVSHNWIQFAAEFEQYYPLKYGDIGFSITAKGSNIKAFSNYRATILNSPAYLPTFESQGLFLENFRAPAFLAGGLKYQINLYKDFKLRVEGHAFKPVFKWNEVGEETTRTGLIPDYHLSGMGALFYESPIGPISLSAHYYDDNSPFLLLFNIGYLMYNKKPLE
- a CDS encoding peptidoglycan DD-metalloendopeptidase family protein; the protein is MNRKIFSALILLVLVLLTYFFVFEYYASSELEGKAKLESDSIPAELLQPDPTILYGMVVDSFQVQEHAVKRNQSISDILLAYNVSHQTIFQLANVAKNVFDVRKIAPNKKYTVIYQDVDSLPSATALVYEPNPEEYVVFNLKDSINVYVEKRPVEIKEKAISGTIQSSLYEEILKNGGTPELVDLVADMYGWQIDFTKIYPGDQFKVLFTERNIDGKSVGVEEILGAELIHYNNPFLSVAFDQGDGVDYFDEEGKSLRKAFLRYPVKFTRISSRYTAKRFHPVQKRYKAHLGTDYAAPTGTPIYAAGDGVITKALYEKYNGRNVKIRHNATYSTQYLHMNRIAKGISPGSKVKQGQLIGYVGSTGLASGPHLCYRFWKNGRQVDAMKVDLPPSEPIKEDYLSTFNRYKSYIRSKLDQIPYPESEDEVLMAGMQ
- a CDS encoding 2-phosphosulfolactate phosphatase, giving the protein MKNIDVCLSPELLHQYDLNNKIVVVVDVLRATSCMVSGFANGVKEIVPVSTLEECKILQNEGYLAAAERNGSRAEGFDMGNSPFEYLEERVRGEKIAVTTTNGTMAINKSLEAKEILIGAFLNLGAITAYLKNKDEDIIVLCAGWKGKFNLEDSLFAGALCHLLKNDFEYACDAPLAAEAMYITAKKDIMTYMKDSSHAKRLAKLNVVKDIEFCVQESIYNVIPYLSGKSLITKS